A genomic region of Nostoc sp. UHCC 0702 contains the following coding sequences:
- the ftsH3 gene encoding ATP-dependent zinc metalloprotease FtsH3, whose translation MNKRWRNAGLYALLFIVVIALGTAFFDKQPQQRDQWRYSQFIQEVENGRVERVSLSADRSTAIVTPKYDPNKKLVTLVNDPDLINNLTAKGVDISVLPQTDEGFWFKALSSLFFPVLLLVGLFFLLRRAQNGPGSQAMNFGKSKARVQMEPQTQVTFGDVAGIDQAKLELNEVVDFLKNADRFTAVGAKIPKGVLLVGPPGTGKTLLARAVAGEAGVPFFSISGSEFVEMFVGVGASRVRDLFEQAKSNAPCIVFIDEIDAVGRQRGAGLGGGNDEREQTLNQLLTEMDGFEGNTGIIIIAATNRPDVLDAALLRPGRFDRQVVVDRPDYSGRSEILKVHARGKTLAKDVDLDKIARRTPGFTGADLSNLLNEAAILAARRNLTEISMDEINDAIDRVLAGPEKKDRVMSEKRKTLVAYHEAGHALVGALMPDYDPVQKISIIPRGRAGGLTWFTPSEDRMDTGLYSRAYLENQMAVALGGRLAEELIFGEEEVTTGASNDLQQVARVARQMITRFGMSDRLGPVALGRQQGNMFLGRDIMSERDFSEETAAAIDEEVRKLVDIAYQRAKDVLVSNRHILDQLAQMLVDKETVDAEELQEILANNDVKTAAFA comes from the coding sequence GTGAATAAACGATGGAGAAATGCGGGGCTGTACGCGCTGCTATTTATTGTTGTCATTGCATTGGGAACAGCATTCTTTGACAAACAACCCCAACAAAGAGATCAATGGCGCTACAGTCAGTTTATTCAAGAAGTTGAGAACGGCAGAGTGGAAAGAGTCAGCCTGAGTGCAGACCGTTCTACAGCCATAGTCACACCCAAATACGACCCCAATAAAAAGTTAGTAACTCTGGTCAACGACCCAGACCTAATCAATAATCTCACAGCAAAAGGTGTTGATATTTCTGTTTTGCCCCAAACCGATGAAGGATTTTGGTTTAAGGCACTAAGCAGCTTATTTTTCCCTGTATTGCTTCTGGTTGGCTTATTTTTCTTGCTACGCCGCGCTCAAAATGGCCCAGGTAGCCAAGCTATGAACTTTGGTAAATCCAAAGCCAGAGTCCAAATGGAGCCACAAACCCAAGTTACATTTGGCGATGTCGCTGGTATTGACCAAGCCAAGTTGGAATTAAACGAAGTCGTAGACTTTTTGAAAAACGCCGATCGCTTCACCGCAGTTGGTGCAAAAATTCCTAAAGGTGTATTGTTGGTAGGCCCTCCAGGTACAGGTAAAACCCTTTTAGCTCGTGCTGTAGCAGGTGAAGCGGGTGTACCATTCTTCTCCATCTCCGGTTCAGAATTTGTCGAAATGTTCGTGGGTGTGGGTGCATCCCGTGTCCGCGACTTGTTTGAACAAGCCAAATCCAACGCTCCCTGTATCGTCTTCATCGATGAAATTGACGCTGTAGGTCGTCAACGGGGTGCTGGTTTAGGTGGTGGAAACGACGAACGTGAACAAACCCTTAACCAGTTGCTCACAGAAATGGACGGCTTTGAAGGCAACACCGGCATCATTATTATTGCCGCTACCAACCGTCCCGATGTCCTAGATGCAGCATTGTTGCGTCCTGGTCGCTTTGACCGTCAAGTCGTTGTAGACCGTCCCGACTATTCTGGACGTTCGGAAATCCTCAAAGTTCATGCTCGTGGCAAAACCTTGGCAAAAGATGTGGACTTGGATAAAATCGCCCGTCGTACCCCTGGATTCACCGGTGCAGATTTATCCAACCTGCTGAATGAAGCCGCAATTTTAGCAGCACGGCGGAATTTGACCGAAATCTCGATGGATGAAATCAACGATGCCATCGATCGCGTATTAGCTGGCCCAGAGAAGAAAGACCGAGTAATGAGCGAAAAACGCAAAACCTTGGTTGCATACCACGAAGCCGGACACGCCTTAGTTGGTGCTTTGATGCCCGACTATGACCCAGTGCAAAAAATTAGTATTATTCCTCGTGGTCGTGCTGGTGGTTTAACTTGGTTTACCCCCAGTGAAGATCGTATGGACACTGGATTGTACAGCCGTGCTTATCTGGAAAATCAGATGGCAGTGGCTTTAGGTGGTCGTCTTGCCGAAGAATTAATCTTTGGTGAAGAAGAAGTTACCACCGGTGCTTCCAACGACCTGCAACAGGTAGCGCGGGTAGCCCGTCAGATGATCACAAGATTTGGCATGAGCGATCGCTTAGGCCCAGTCGCCCTTGGTCGTCAACAAGGCAACATGTTCCTCGGTCGTGATATCATGTCAGAGCGTGATTTCTCCGAAGAAACCGCCGCCGCCATTGATGAAGAAGTCCGCAAACTTGTGGATATCGCCTACCAACGCGCTAAAGATGTGTTGGTAAGTAACCGCCACATTTTAGATCAACTAGCGCAAATGCTGGTTGATAAAGAAACAGTAGATGCAGAAGAACTGCAAGAAATTTTGGCGAATAATGATGTGAAAACTGCTGCATTCGCCTAA
- a CDS encoding aminotransferase class IV, translating to MTNDIFWYNGKLTQSQTIELDINDPGLLYGATVFTTLRVYHNSLDSSLTNWQLHCDRLLFSLQTFGWQQPNFKRLRQGAKMIMQHFPILRIALFPDGREWIIGRFLPQDLTQKQKHGITTSLAMLEFYRSLASHKTGNYLSAWLAKTSVQQDAQEAILVDTAGNWLETTTGNLWGWRDGGWWTPPLSAGILPGIVRSQLLNWLQNQGLMVHESPWTAELVQDLEAIAYTNSVVEIIPIHTVYQPTGSLQYNPYHPKFQQIKRFFNMT from the coding sequence ATGACAAATGATATTTTTTGGTACAACGGCAAATTAACCCAATCCCAAACCATAGAATTAGACATTAATGATCCGGGGTTATTATATGGGGCTACCGTTTTTACAACGCTACGAGTTTATCACAACTCGCTCGATAGTAGTTTAACCAACTGGCAGTTGCATTGCGATCGCCTCCTCTTCTCCTTGCAAACTTTTGGTTGGCAACAACCAAACTTCAAGCGTCTGCGTCAAGGTGCAAAAATGATCATGCAACACTTCCCCATTCTCAGAATAGCTCTTTTTCCTGATGGGCGGGAATGGATCATTGGTAGATTCTTACCACAGGATTTGACACAAAAGCAAAAACATGGCATTACCACAAGTTTGGCAATGTTAGAATTTTATCGCTCTCTGGCTTCTCATAAAACTGGAAACTACCTCAGCGCTTGGTTAGCAAAAACTAGTGTTCAACAAGATGCCCAAGAAGCGATTTTAGTGGATACCGCAGGTAACTGGCTAGAAACCACCACAGGCAACCTCTGGGGGTGGCGTGACGGTGGTTGGTGGACACCGCCTCTGTCAGCAGGAATTTTACCGGGAATAGTGCGATCGCAACTTCTGAACTGGCTGCAAAATCAAGGTTTGATGGTACATGAGTCACCTTGGACGGCTGAGTTAGTCCAGGACTTGGAAGCGATCGCCTACACTAATAGTGTGGTAGAAATTATCCCCATCCACACCGTTTATCAACCTACAGGGTCGCTACAATATAATCCCTACCATCCTAAATTTCAGCAAATAAAGAGGTTTTTTAACATGACATGA